In one Desulfoferula mesophila genomic region, the following are encoded:
- a CDS encoding FAD-binding oxidoreductase: MKGMAKDLARMLGPRGYSMDPEDLLAYRHDALAYYAQGDPMAVALPGDAAQAAAVLAYASHHDIPLTPRGAGSGLSGGCTPVKGGIVLDTKRLNAIQEINRGNLTAKVQAGVVLAAFQRAVEAQGFFYPPDPQSKSVCTLGGNVATRAGGPRAVKYGTTGSYVLGLEAVLPDGEIIHTGSSCVKHSAGYDLTHLLTGSEGTLALITQATLRLLPKPPATCTALAVCANMEAAARMVSEAIAGGVVPSMLELLTTASFAVFNRVVKPPLPEEGEACLLMEFDGTAQEAQRQAQDMAAACQDLGALEVRVVPDPQEAALYWKVRSQLYPLVVSRFKRLVTEDVTVPRDRIPDFVERVMAIAQEMGLSMGLTGHAGDGNMHPTIRMDEVNDELQQRADQAMRRVIQAGLALGGVISGEHGVGLHKAEFLELELGREQVELMRRIKRAFDPTGIMNPGKIWPSETAS, from the coding sequence ATGAAGGGCATGGCCAAAGACCTGGCCCGCATGCTGGGCCCGCGGGGCTACAGCATGGACCCCGAAGATCTGCTGGCCTACCGCCACGACGCCCTTGCTTATTACGCTCAGGGCGACCCAATGGCGGTGGCGTTGCCGGGCGACGCCGCCCAGGCCGCCGCGGTGCTGGCCTATGCTTCCCACCACGACATTCCCCTGACTCCCAGGGGCGCGGGCAGCGGCCTGAGCGGTGGCTGCACCCCGGTCAAGGGCGGCATCGTCCTGGATACCAAGCGGCTGAACGCCATCCAGGAGATCAACCGTGGCAACCTCACCGCCAAGGTGCAAGCCGGAGTGGTGCTGGCCGCCTTCCAGCGGGCGGTGGAGGCGCAGGGTTTCTTTTATCCCCCGGACCCCCAGAGCAAGAGCGTATGCACCCTGGGCGGCAACGTGGCCACCCGGGCGGGCGGGCCTCGGGCCGTCAAGTACGGCACCACCGGCAGCTACGTCCTGGGACTGGAGGCGGTGCTGCCGGACGGCGAAATCATCCACACGGGCAGTTCCTGCGTGAAGCACTCGGCCGGCTATGACCTCACCCATCTGCTCACCGGCTCCGAGGGCACCTTGGCCCTGATAACCCAGGCCACCTTGCGCCTGCTGCCCAAGCCTCCGGCCACCTGCACCGCCCTGGCGGTGTGCGCCAACATGGAGGCGGCGGCACGCATGGTATCCGAGGCCATCGCCGGCGGGGTGGTGCCTTCCATGCTGGAGCTGTTGACCACCGCCTCCTTTGCCGTTTTCAACCGCGTGGTGAAACCGCCTCTGCCCGAGGAGGGAGAGGCTTGCCTGCTCATGGAGTTCGACGGCACCGCCCAGGAGGCCCAGCGCCAGGCCCAAGACATGGCCGCGGCCTGCCAGGACCTGGGCGCCCTGGAGGTGCGGGTGGTGCCCGATCCCCAGGAGGCGGCGCTGTACTGGAAGGTGCGTTCGCAGCTCTATCCTCTCGTTGTCAGCCGTTTCAAGAGGCTGGTCACCGAAGACGTCACCGTGCCCCGTGACCGCATACCGGATTTCGTGGAGCGGGTGATGGCCATCGCCCAGGAGATGGGCCTCTCCATGGGCCTCACCGGCCACGCCGGTGACGGCAACATGCATCCCACCATCCGTATGGACGAGGTGAACGACGAGTTGCAGCAACGGGCCGACCAGGCCATGCGCCGGGTGATCCAGGCCGGGTTGGCCCTGGGCGGGGTGATCAGCGGAGAGCACGGGGTGGGCCTGCACAAGGCCGAGTTCTTGGAGCTGGAACTGGGGCGGGAGCAAGTGGAGTTGATGCGGCGGATAAAGCGGGCCTTTGACCCAACGGGCATCATGAATCCCGGCAAGATCTGGCCCTCGGAGACGGCAAGCTGA
- a CDS encoding MFS transporter — protein MKQSGPPVSAAAPVAGVYYGWYVVGVAFLANFASAGSQFYAFNAFMLPLCELRGWTRADINMAPIIGFACGLLGQYSYGSIISITGPRRLMALGALVSAAAFITLGQTQELWLFYLAYILLIMGNAAMSSLVANTAVSNWFVRLRGRAMGMATSGLTMAGVILPFAAYHLLHSVGLSWAFAVIGMGIACLAPLVWLVMRDSPESCGLLPDGQRPLPQENGCPKIMPQSQVPPAQLLRIASFWKVGLAYGLASAGVFAVVFQLGPRFQDLGMDGDTAMLLVALASLAGTCGKFTWGTLCDRIPPNRLTAFMFCTVGLGQIFGLVAQGPVTVGFFIVIFGFGMGGIMSTFPIISAWCFGRAAFASVYRLLGMFLGLQAVGYLLMGGSFKFTGSYDAAYLVFIFVDLAAAAVIVTVKPSAWSLDGAGN, from the coding sequence ATGAAGCAAAGCGGCCCGCCAGTCAGCGCCGCCGCGCCTGTGGCGGGCGTTTACTACGGCTGGTACGTGGTGGGGGTGGCCTTTTTGGCCAACTTCGCCTCGGCCGGCAGCCAGTTCTACGCCTTCAACGCCTTCATGCTGCCCCTGTGCGAGTTGCGCGGCTGGACCAGGGCGGACATCAACATGGCCCCCATCATCGGCTTCGCCTGCGGCCTGTTGGGGCAATACTCCTACGGCAGCATCATCTCCATCACCGGGCCACGCCGCCTCATGGCCCTGGGCGCCCTGGTCTCGGCCGCCGCCTTCATCACCCTGGGCCAAACCCAGGAGCTTTGGCTTTTTTACCTGGCCTATATCCTGCTCATCATGGGCAACGCGGCCATGTCTTCCCTGGTGGCCAACACCGCTGTTTCCAACTGGTTCGTGCGCCTGCGAGGCCGGGCCATGGGCATGGCCACCAGCGGCCTGACCATGGCCGGGGTGATCCTGCCCTTCGCGGCCTATCATCTCCTGCACAGCGTGGGCCTCAGCTGGGCCTTTGCCGTTATCGGAATGGGCATAGCCTGCCTGGCCCCCTTGGTCTGGCTGGTGATGCGTGATTCCCCCGAGTCCTGCGGCCTGCTGCCCGACGGCCAGAGGCCCTTGCCCCAGGAAAATGGCTGCCCCAAGATCATGCCCCAGTCCCAGGTGCCGCCGGCCCAGTTGCTCCGAATCGCCTCCTTCTGGAAGGTGGGCCTGGCCTACGGCCTGGCCAGCGCCGGGGTCTTCGCGGTGGTGTTCCAATTGGGCCCGCGCTTCCAAGACCTGGGCATGGACGGCGACACGGCCATGCTTCTGGTGGCCCTGGCCTCGTTGGCCGGCACCTGCGGCAAGTTCACCTGGGGCACCCTGTGCGACCGCATCCCGCCCAACCGCCTGACCGCTTTCATGTTCTGCACGGTGGGCCTGGGCCAGATATTTGGGCTGGTGGCCCAGGGGCCGGTCACGGTGGGTTTTTTCATCGTGATCTTCGGTTTCGGCATGGGGGGCATCATGTCCACCTTCCCCATCATCAGCGCCTGGTGCTTCGGGCGAGCCGCCTTCGCTTCGGTGTACCGCCTGTTGGGCATGTTTCTGGGCCTGCAGGCGGTGGGCTACCTGCTGATGGGCGGTTCCTTCAAGTTCACCGGCTCCTACGACGCCGCCTACCTGGTATTCATCTTCGTGGACCTGGCCGCCGCCGCCGTAATTGTCACCGTGAAGCCCTCGGCCTGGTCTCTGGACGGCGCGGGCAACTAG
- a CDS encoding thiamine pyrophosphate-dependent enzyme: protein MAEQRRTMMGNQAITQGALEAGVRVAAGYPGTPSSEIIQNLADAAAEHDLYVEWSINEKVSLEVAAAASLAGLRSLCAMKQNGVNVASDFLLHLAGSGVRAGMVLVHCDDPGALSSVNEGESRHFARMLELPQLEPGDFQEAKDMTKWAFELSEAIGNLVMLRSVTRLSHASGGVVPGTIPAPQGRARFDHHGTLLDQGHGPVSSSPVGLKHRRQQEKLKKAVELFETSPFNTYAGPEAPELLVITSSICNLYVKEALALLGLAERVGVLKLGTTWPLPPKLLQRNLERCERVLIVEEVIPFLEENVKIAAAEMAGEIGAKRFHGKRDGTIPASGELNPDIVIKALAGLLEVPYQARPAAYDRLAGELAPQATQERELAFCPGCPHRASFWSLKEALALDARDGFICGDIGCYSLAMRPTGYGMLKTLHAMGSGAGMASGFGQLGRFGMDQPVMAVSGDSTFYHAVIPALINAVHQKSPMSLVVLDNSGTAMTGFQPHPGTQANAMGQPVPPVDIEAVCRSLGAEVTVCDPFDLEATRRAAVELLADQSTAKVLILRQLCALSPQRKGYKPYDVWVDQDKCLGDQCGCNRLCTRVFGCPGLAWEKESGKARIDEVICAGCGVCASICPQGAILKSERA from the coding sequence ATGGCTGAACAACGCCGAACCATGATGGGCAACCAGGCCATCACCCAGGGGGCCCTGGAGGCCGGGGTGCGGGTGGCCGCCGGCTATCCCGGCACCCCCTCATCGGAGATCATCCAGAACCTGGCCGACGCGGCGGCGGAACACGACCTGTACGTGGAGTGGTCGATCAACGAGAAAGTCTCCCTGGAGGTGGCCGCCGCCGCCTCCCTGGCCGGGCTGCGCTCGCTGTGCGCCATGAAACAAAACGGGGTCAACGTGGCCTCGGACTTCCTGTTGCACCTGGCCGGGTCCGGGGTGCGGGCGGGCATGGTGCTGGTGCACTGCGACGACCCCGGCGCCCTTTCCAGCGTGAACGAGGGCGAGTCGCGCCATTTCGCCCGCATGCTGGAGCTGCCCCAGCTGGAGCCCGGTGATTTCCAGGAAGCCAAGGACATGACCAAGTGGGCCTTCGAACTTTCCGAGGCCATCGGCAACCTGGTGATGCTGCGTAGCGTGACCCGGCTCTCCCACGCCAGCGGCGGGGTGGTGCCCGGAACGATACCCGCGCCCCAGGGCAGGGCCCGCTTCGACCACCACGGCACCCTGCTGGACCAAGGACACGGCCCGGTATCCTCCTCTCCGGTGGGCCTAAAGCACCGCCGGCAACAGGAGAAGCTCAAGAAGGCGGTGGAGCTTTTCGAGACATCGCCTTTCAACACCTACGCCGGGCCGGAAGCGCCGGAACTGCTGGTCATCACCTCCAGCATCTGCAACCTCTACGTCAAGGAGGCCCTGGCCCTGCTGGGGCTCGCGGAGCGGGTGGGGGTGCTCAAGCTGGGCACCACCTGGCCTCTGCCGCCCAAGCTTCTGCAACGCAATTTAGAGCGCTGCGAGCGCGTCCTCATCGTGGAGGAGGTGATCCCCTTCCTGGAAGAGAACGTCAAGATCGCGGCGGCGGAGATGGCCGGGGAGATAGGGGCCAAGCGTTTCCACGGCAAGCGCGACGGCACCATCCCCGCCAGCGGCGAGCTCAACCCGGACATCGTCATTAAGGCCCTGGCCGGCCTCCTGGAGGTTCCCTACCAGGCCCGCCCGGCCGCCTATGACCGCCTGGCCGGTGAGTTGGCTCCCCAGGCCACCCAGGAGCGTGAGCTGGCTTTTTGCCCCGGCTGCCCCCACCGCGCCTCCTTCTGGTCCCTCAAGGAGGCCCTGGCCCTGGACGCCCGCGACGGCTTCATCTGCGGAGACATCGGCTGCTACTCCCTGGCCATGCGCCCCACCGGCTACGGCATGCTCAAGACCCTGCACGCCATGGGCTCCGGCGCGGGCATGGCCAGCGGCTTCGGCCAGTTGGGCCGCTTCGGCATGGACCAACCGGTGATGGCGGTGTCGGGCGACTCCACCTTCTACCACGCGGTGATCCCGGCCTTGATCAACGCGGTGCACCAGAAATCGCCCATGAGCCTGGTGGTGCTGGACAACAGCGGCACGGCCATGACCGGTTTCCAGCCCCACCCCGGCACCCAGGCCAACGCCATGGGCCAGCCGGTGCCGCCGGTGGACATAGAGGCGGTGTGCCGCTCCCTGGGGGCCGAGGTCACGGTGTGCGACCCCTTTGACCTGGAGGCCACCCGCCGGGCGGCGGTGGAGCTGTTGGCCGACCAGTCCACGGCCAAGGTGCTCATCCTGCGCCAGCTCTGCGCCCTCAGCCCCCAGCGCAAGGGCTACAAGCCCTACGACGTGTGGGTGGATCAGGATAAATGTCTGGGCGACCAATGCGGCTGCAACCGCCTGTGCACCAGGGTCTTCGGCTGCCCCGGCCTGGCCTGGGAAAAAGAGAGCGGCAAGGCGCGCATCGACGAGGTGATCTGCGCCGGATGCGGGGTCTGCGCCTCGATCTGCCCCCAAGGGGCCATCCTCAAGAGCGAAAGGGCCTGA
- a CDS encoding lactate racemase domain-containing protein yields the protein MRISLPRRLWYENDSLEIALPDDWRVEVCSMAGAQRPALSQAEIEAALAAPLGSPSLRELAQGKRSAVIVFDDMTRPTRVAQFAPFLLAEMAAAGVPEEAVTFLCALGTHGALSMHELRKKLGREVVERFRVFNHNCYENCEPVGTTSLGTQVRLNRELLAAELKVAVSCVTAHPYAGFSGGGKILMPGLAHIDTIADHHTRVMALKPERVGLGKFAGNLVRQDIDEAAELAGLSFSVNVLVNQRGEAAAVVAGELGRSHARAVELAGEWYATAPRPRNVDVVISNAFVKANEMPIAVALARGCLKPQGGTVVVIADSPEGQVVHYLLGRFGRAHGGRMHPVRQLPDNLRLIILAPSFDRGFGDWFANPEVITFSKTWEQTLELLRENHGPGTRAAVLPNATMQYFAD from the coding sequence ATGCGTATCTCCCTGCCCCGCCGCCTGTGGTACGAAAACGACTCCCTGGAGATCGCCCTGCCCGATGATTGGCGGGTGGAGGTATGCTCCATGGCCGGAGCCCAGCGCCCGGCCCTGAGCCAGGCCGAGATCGAGGCGGCCCTAGCCGCTCCGCTGGGCTCGCCTAGCCTGCGGGAGCTGGCCCAGGGCAAGCGCTCGGCGGTGATCGTCTTCGACGACATGACCCGCCCCACCCGCGTCGCCCAGTTCGCCCCTTTCCTGCTGGCGGAAATGGCCGCCGCTGGTGTGCCCGAAGAGGCGGTGACTTTCCTGTGCGCCCTGGGCACCCACGGCGCCCTGAGCATGCACGAGCTGCGCAAAAAGCTGGGCCGCGAGGTGGTGGAGCGCTTCCGGGTGTTCAACCACAACTGCTACGAAAACTGCGAGCCGGTAGGAACCACCAGCCTGGGCACCCAGGTGCGCCTCAACCGTGAGCTGCTGGCCGCCGAGCTCAAGGTGGCCGTCAGCTGCGTCACCGCCCATCCCTATGCCGGATTTTCCGGGGGCGGCAAGATACTCATGCCCGGCCTGGCCCACATCGACACCATTGCCGACCACCACACCCGGGTCATGGCCCTGAAGCCCGAGCGGGTGGGTTTGGGCAAGTTCGCGGGCAACCTGGTGCGCCAGGACATCGACGAGGCCGCCGAGCTGGCGGGCCTCAGTTTCTCGGTGAACGTGCTGGTGAACCAAAGGGGCGAGGCCGCCGCGGTGGTCGCCGGGGAGCTCGGCCGCTCCCACGCCCGGGCGGTGGAACTGGCCGGGGAATGGTACGCCACCGCCCCCCGCCCCAGGAACGTGGATGTGGTCATTTCCAACGCCTTTGTCAAGGCCAACGAAATGCCCATCGCCGTGGCCCTGGCCCGGGGCTGCCTCAAGCCCCAGGGCGGCACGGTCGTGGTCATCGCCGACTCGCCCGAGGGCCAGGTGGTGCACTACCTGCTGGGCCGCTTCGGACGGGCCCACGGGGGGCGCATGCACCCGGTGCGTCAACTGCCGGACAACCTGCGACTCATCATCCTGGCCCCCTCCTTTGATCGCGGCTTTGGCGACTGGTTCGCCAACCCAGAGGTCATCACCTTCAGCAAGACCTGGGAACAAACCCTGGAGCTGCTGCGCGAAAACCACGGCCCCGGCACCCGGGCGGCGGTGCTGCCCAACGCCACCATGCAATACTTTGCCGATTAA
- a CDS encoding indolepyruvate oxidoreductase subunit beta yields the protein MAEAKLRQDPYNLIITGVGGQGNVLASRMLGNVLTSQGLWVTIGETFGASQRGGSVMSHLRVSAQGSWSPQIPAGRAHMVLALEPLEALRVLVTYGNPETKAIVNNRPILPMAAIAGKSQYPEGQQLRDMLAQLTAQSWSIPATDRAMELGASIYANIIMIGALSATGDLPVSRQGFQDELERALGPAKVATNLEAFDLGLAMVRG from the coding sequence ATGGCGGAAGCAAAACTGCGGCAGGACCCCTACAACCTCATCATCACCGGGGTGGGCGGCCAGGGCAACGTGCTGGCCTCGCGCATGCTGGGCAACGTGCTCACCAGCCAGGGGCTGTGGGTTACCATCGGAGAGACCTTCGGGGCCTCCCAGCGGGGCGGCTCGGTGATGAGCCACCTGCGGGTGTCGGCCCAGGGCTCCTGGTCGCCCCAGATACCGGCGGGCCGGGCCCATATGGTGTTGGCCCTGGAGCCTTTGGAGGCGCTGCGGGTCTTGGTTACCTACGGCAATCCCGAGACCAAGGCCATTGTCAACAACCGGCCCATCCTGCCCATGGCGGCCATCGCGGGCAAGAGCCAGTACCCCGAAGGCCAGCAGCTGCGAGACATGCTGGCCCAGCTCACCGCCCAGAGCTGGAGCATTCCGGCCACCGACCGGGCCATGGAGCTGGGGGCCAGCATCTACGCTAACATCATCATGATCGGGGCCCTGTCCGCCACCGGCGACCTGCCGGTTTCGCGCCAAGGCTTCCAGGACGAGTTGGAGCGGGCTTTGGGCCCGGCCAAGGTGGCCACCAACCTGGAGGCCTTTGACCTGGGCCTGGCCATGGTGCGGGGATAG
- a CDS encoding Coenzyme F420 hydrogenase/dehydrogenase, beta subunit C-terminal domain, which produces MAMINRGPRELLTQVQQAGLCIGCGSCVELCPYFRHQGGKTVMLHDCDLPEGRCHAWCPKTELDLEAMAQSLWEAPYTAQGLGPYLSVVAAQAGSRLSGEGFQAGGVVSALVCAALEQGLVQGAVLTGGQGLDPAPTLARTPEEVTACAGSKFTAAPTLAALNRAQEQGPGPLAVVATPCQTAALAQRRAKPWPGRGNAGAPELVLGLFCNWSLDPQGLASFLAQRVDLEHIRSMDIPPPPAGVLQVRTDGETLEIPLDDIRGLIPPACAICPDMTSEWADLSAGMYEGRPGWNTLVVRNEKARALVEGAVEEGWLKLDKFPAANLEHLTGAAQGKRLRGLRAAREQGLLGLSGEEGEAALRVGPQLWQAVTDGEVA; this is translated from the coding sequence ATGGCGATGATCAACCGAGGACCGCGAGAATTACTGACCCAGGTGCAACAAGCGGGGCTGTGCATAGGCTGCGGCTCCTGCGTGGAGCTGTGTCCCTACTTCCGCCACCAAGGCGGCAAGACGGTGATGCTGCACGACTGCGACCTGCCCGAGGGCCGTTGCCACGCCTGGTGCCCCAAGACCGAGTTGGATTTGGAGGCCATGGCCCAGAGCCTGTGGGAGGCCCCCTATACCGCCCAGGGCCTGGGGCCTTACCTGTCCGTGGTGGCGGCCCAGGCCGGTAGCCGTCTGAGCGGCGAAGGCTTTCAGGCGGGCGGGGTGGTGTCCGCTCTGGTCTGCGCGGCCCTGGAGCAAGGCCTGGTGCAGGGCGCGGTGCTCACCGGCGGCCAAGGCCTGGACCCCGCGCCCACCCTGGCCCGCACCCCCGAGGAGGTCACGGCCTGCGCGGGCAGCAAGTTCACCGCCGCGCCCACCCTGGCCGCCCTGAACCGGGCCCAGGAGCAGGGGCCGGGCCCCCTGGCCGTGGTGGCCACTCCCTGCCAGACCGCCGCCCTGGCCCAGCGCCGGGCCAAGCCCTGGCCCGGCCGGGGCAACGCCGGAGCGCCGGAATTGGTACTGGGCCTGTTCTGCAACTGGTCCCTGGACCCGCAAGGCCTGGCCAGCTTCCTGGCCCAGAGGGTGGACCTGGAGCACATCCGCTCCATGGACATACCCCCGCCGCCCGCCGGGGTGCTGCAAGTGCGCACCGACGGCGAGACCCTGGAAATACCGCTGGACGACATACGCGGACTCATCCCCCCGGCCTGCGCCATCTGCCCGGACATGACCTCGGAGTGGGCCGACCTGTCCGCGGGCATGTACGAGGGGCGCCCCGGCTGGAACACCCTGGTGGTGCGCAACGAAAAGGCGCGGGCCCTGGTGGAGGGGGCGGTGGAAGAGGGTTGGCTGAAGCTGGATAAATTCCCGGCGGCCAACCTGGAGCACCTGACGGGAGCGGCCCAGGGCAAGCGTCTGCGCGGTCTGCGCGCCGCCCGGGAGCAAGGCCTGTTGGGCCTCTCCGGCGAGGAAGGCGAGGCGGCTCTCAGAGTTGGGCCGCAGCTATGGCAAGCGGTAACTGACGGGGAGGTGGCCTGA
- a CDS encoding (Fe-S)-binding protein, translating to MQELEQYREILQRCSQCGYCQASCPVFSQELLESYTARGRTLLIQATLLDQSLPVGKRTKEIMDNCLLCGTCAHTCPGGLPLDDIFTAARALLKPSGPAASLKRGLHRKLMEQRGHPGAVGKLGPLARTLGLAPGDLPQPAARPFLADQPGVLQPQVPVRARVAWFVGCAANSLHLDTAQAVRKVLLANGVEVVLPQGLACCGLPALAQGELDLARDMAGRNLRALAELEVDAVVTECTSCVLMLGHKMPRLFAPESAEARAAQTLAPKVVEATAFLAGLGLIQAPRGRAPSYTLHQPCHAASFSAQVQEGAALLEQTPGSDYRPLDHPASCCGAGGDFFLRNPDLSQGVRRGKLEQIAASGAEVVVTPCPACRHYLGLALGPGKVKHPLAVLAEAYE from the coding sequence ATGCAGGAGTTGGAGCAATACCGGGAAATTTTGCAGCGCTGCTCCCAGTGCGGCTATTGCCAGGCTTCCTGTCCGGTGTTCAGCCAGGAGTTGCTGGAATCCTACACCGCCAGGGGGCGGACCCTGCTCATTCAAGCGACGCTTTTGGACCAGAGCTTGCCGGTGGGCAAACGCACCAAAGAGATCATGGACAATTGCCTGCTCTGCGGCACCTGCGCCCACACCTGTCCCGGTGGCCTGCCCCTGGACGACATCTTCACTGCGGCCCGCGCTTTGCTCAAACCGAGCGGCCCGGCCGCCTCGCTCAAGCGCGGCCTGCACCGCAAGCTCATGGAGCAGCGGGGACACCCCGGCGCGGTGGGCAAGCTGGGCCCCCTGGCCCGCACCCTGGGCCTGGCTCCTGGCGATTTGCCCCAACCGGCGGCGCGACCCTTTTTGGCCGACCAGCCCGGAGTGCTCCAGCCCCAGGTTCCGGTGCGGGCTCGGGTGGCCTGGTTCGTGGGCTGCGCGGCCAACAGCTTACACTTGGACACCGCCCAAGCGGTGCGCAAGGTTCTGTTGGCCAACGGAGTGGAGGTGGTGCTGCCCCAAGGCCTGGCCTGCTGCGGCCTGCCCGCCCTGGCCCAGGGGGAGCTGGACCTGGCGCGCGATATGGCCGGGCGCAACCTGCGCGCCCTGGCCGAACTGGAGGTGGACGCGGTGGTGACCGAGTGCACCTCTTGCGTGCTCATGCTGGGGCACAAGATGCCCCGCCTGTTCGCGCCGGAAAGCGCCGAGGCCCGGGCGGCCCAGACCCTGGCCCCCAAGGTGGTGGAGGCCACGGCCTTCTTGGCCGGGCTGGGCCTGATCCAAGCGCCCCGGGGCCGCGCCCCTTCCTACACCTTGCACCAGCCCTGCCACGCCGCGTCTTTCAGCGCGCAGGTACAGGAGGGCGCTGCCCTGCTGGAACAAACGCCCGGCTCCGACTACCGTCCCCTGGACCATCCGGCCTCTTGTTGCGGCGCGGGGGGTGACTTCTTTTTACGCAACCCGGACTTGTCCCAAGGCGTGCGCCGGGGCAAGCTGGAGCAGATAGCGGCCAGCGGAGCCGAGGTGGTGGTTACCCCCTGCCCCGCCTGCCGTCACTACCTGGGCCTGGCCCTGGGGCCGGGCAAGGTGAAGCACCCCCTGGCCGTTTTGGCCGAGGCTTACGAATAG
- a CDS encoding enoyl-CoA hydratase/isomerase family protein → MSPALVQYEINDFIAQVTLNNPPMNPLTAEAKQDLGRVFKELDEKSDQVRAVVLAGGGEKAFAAGADIKAFLELTPETALPRLERSHEIFSLVENYRWPVIAAIRGFCLGGGLELALCCDIRYAAEDAVLGFPEVNLSIFPGNGGMARGLHFLGLGRFKELVYTGRRISAAEAYEYGLVEKVVPTEALMEEALGLAKSIAKRGPLGVAGAKKVINQTRDLAVSEALAVESRNWSQLAATEDMKEGARAFVEKRKPVYRCR, encoded by the coding sequence ATGTCCCCAGCATTGGTGCAATACGAAATAAACGACTTCATAGCCCAGGTGACCCTGAACAATCCTCCCATGAACCCCCTGACCGCCGAGGCCAAGCAGGACCTGGGCCGGGTGTTTAAGGAACTGGACGAAAAGAGCGACCAGGTGCGGGCGGTGGTGCTGGCCGGTGGGGGCGAAAAGGCCTTTGCCGCCGGGGCGGACATCAAGGCCTTTTTGGAGCTGACCCCGGAGACCGCCCTGCCCCGCCTGGAGAGAAGCCATGAGATTTTTTCGCTGGTGGAGAACTATCGCTGGCCGGTGATCGCGGCCATCCGGGGCTTCTGCCTGGGGGGCGGTTTGGAACTGGCCCTTTGCTGCGATATACGCTACGCTGCCGAGGACGCGGTGCTGGGTTTCCCCGAGGTGAACCTGTCCATCTTCCCGGGCAACGGGGGCATGGCCAGGGGTCTGCACTTCCTGGGTCTGGGCCGCTTCAAGGAGTTGGTCTACACCGGCCGGCGCATCAGCGCGGCCGAGGCCTATGAATACGGCCTGGTGGAAAAGGTGGTGCCGACCGAGGCGCTCATGGAAGAGGCCCTGGGCCTGGCCAAGAGCATAGCCAAGCGGGGGCCCCTGGGCGTGGCCGGGGCCAAGAAGGTGATCAACCAGACCCGCGACCTGGCCGTGAGCGAGGCCCTGGCCGTGGAATCGCGTAATTGGTCGCAGCTGGCCGCCACCGAGGACATGAAGGAGGGAGCCAGGGCTTTCGTGGAAAAGCGCAAGCCCGTCTATCGCTGTAGATGA